The proteins below are encoded in one region of Caldalkalibacillus uzonensis:
- a CDS encoding potassium channel family protein, whose product MIYNFTVLALFYANVVVTFAVIYILLDITDLGPVVDHYETSTLEGKHWFDRVTTSLYFSVLTLFSVGYGDVTPFGWSRAVAIIQATFGYILPAVLVIQYMKDSEPAIVLRSKRRNPSSLTFSGQSQSRYNSWSNTNK is encoded by the coding sequence ATGATCTACAACTTTACTGTATTGGCGCTGTTTTATGCCAATGTGGTAGTCACATTCGCTGTCATTTACATCTTACTGGACATAACGGACTTGGGGCCGGTGGTAGATCATTATGAGACGAGTACTCTTGAAGGTAAGCATTGGTTTGATCGAGTGACCACTTCCCTTTACTTTAGCGTCTTGACCTTGTTTTCTGTAGGTTATGGCGACGTTACCCCATTTGGATGGTCAAGAGCAGTCGCTATTATACAAGCAACGTTCGGTTACATTTTGCCAGCTGTGCTGGTCATCCAATACATGAAAGACTCTGAACCGGCTATTGTTTTACGATCAAAAAGAAGAAATCCTTCATCACTCACATTTAGTGGCCAAAGTCAAAGCAGGTACAACAGTTGGTCTAACACGAACAAGTAA